Below is a genomic region from Miscanthus floridulus cultivar M001 chromosome 1, ASM1932011v1, whole genome shotgun sequence.
ACTGATAGTTCAGgttattattatttatatttgTCAAATTAATAGATGCAATCGAATAAGCACACCAAGATAGGGCATCGAATTAATCAAGCAATCCATACCAAGGGCTCTGTTTGCTTGAGAATTGAGATTAAGGAGTTGTTGGGCTGCAGATGCATGTCATGTCACTAAATACTTGCAAAATATCTCTCTAGTGATTGTGCTCCTACTTGCACTGCGCAATATACACTTAATATTGTTACACTTCGAAAATAGGTGTGGAGATTTAATTGTTGGTGTAGGTATATTGATCACTATGCATCCAGAATTCAGGAATAATCTCTTGGGCTTTTGGAGACTTCCATTCCTCAAGCACTGTCAAAGCTTCTTATTCTCAGCAATTGCACACGCCACTAGTATGTGCAAGTGGAACATAAATCTTTGAAATTCACTGACTTCCTCTGCTTGTTACGTTTGGTGATCAGTGGGCATATCTCTATGGTTCAGCTTGGGTGGCTTTGATAGTTGACATTATTTTTTATCTGATGTCAAATTGACAATTTAACTGCTGCAACATAATAAGCATATCAAGATAGGGCATCGAGTTATTCCAGCAATCCATATAAAGGGCTTGAGAGTCAAGATTAGGGAATTGTTGGGCTTCACATGCGTGGCCTCAGTCATTAAATACTTACAAAGATATAAACTTGAAATACGTCAAGTTGGAAGTTGAAATTAACTAATTGTACAGCATAAAAGTTAATCAGAAGTTTTTTCCTTAATAGAAAAGGTGAATTAAAGGCATGGCACTATTTGGCCTTGTTTTGCATTTCCAATATATGAGTATGTTGATGTTCTCCTTACCAGAGAAAATGTCTCCCCATTGACAGAAGTCTACAAGTGGGGGCACATATAATTTTCCTCTGACCAGTATTTTTTTTGTGGTGCTGTATGCTCTTAATTTAAACTGAGACACGAAGCTATATGTAGCTTTGCTTCTCACTAATCTTGCTCTGTGTACCTACCAAAGCCCCAATCTCATATCGGCATTGTTTCTTCAGTTGCCTAAATTAGAGTCATTGAGTATTTCCAACctatatgaggagaggtagaggaaaggagacctccagaggcaccagtgcattgtggagtcctaagccaagctaataatatgaggagaggtagaggaagaccgaaattgacatggggggaggcaataaaaagagatttgaaagcttgggatatacctagagatctatgtttgaatatgagtacttggaaagcagctgttgaagtgcctgaaccgtgacttggggctcttggtgggtttcaactctagcctaccccaacttgcttgggactgaaaggctatgttgttgttgttgttgttgagtatTTCCAACCGATGTATTTGGGAAGTATACCCGGCTGATATTTCAATCACAAATTTTTTTTGTACTTATGTAGGTGTTGGAAAAAGTTGTCTCCTGTTACGGTTTTCAGATGGATCATTCACCACTAGCTTCATTACCACTATTGGGTATGTAGAGGAATTATTATGTATTGAGGAATTATTAAGTTACATGCAAAAGTTTGTATGGACTTATTATTACCCATTGAATTTTGAAAACAGTATTGACTTCAAGATAAGGACTGTCGAGTTGGATGGCAAACGGATTAAGTTGCAGATCTGGGATACTGCAGGCCAAGAACGTTTCCGCACTATTACAACTGGTATTCTTGTTTTCCTTTTAGCAAATATGATTCGTTTCCAAACACTGTATGGCTGAAGTTTGTGTTTTTTTTATAACGATGAAGTTTGTGATTGTGCAATTCTTCTTTGCAGCCTACTACAGGGGAGCAATGGGCATTTTACTTGTGTACGATGTCACAGACGAGTCATCTTTCAATAGTACTGACCCTTGTACTTAAATGTTTTTTCTTAAATCAGTTCAGATTCGATTTCTGAATTCTAATACTGTCATTGGTGCTGACTTGCAGACATAAGAAATTGGATCAGAAACATTGAGCAACACGCTTCGGATAATGTGAACAAAGTTCTGGTGGGGAATAAAGCTGATATGGATGAAAGTAAACGGGTACACAATTTATCTATTTTGTACTCTTATTTGATCTCTTAAACTTTATACTTTTAATAATAACGTTTATTTCTTACATGCTCATTTTTCTTTCGTAAAGGCTGTGCCCACTTCAAAGGGGCAAGCTCTCGCTGACGAATATGGGATAAAGTTCTTTGAAACGGTTAGTGAAAATGACAACTTCTGCCTATGGCATTCCTTTCTTGTACCATAACTGATgcataatttgttttttattatttgctgCAGAGTGCAAAGACAAACCTGAATGTCGAGCAGGTTTTCTTTTCGATAGCAAGGGATATCAAACAGAGACTTTCAGAGACTGATTCCAAGCCTGAGGTGCAACCCTTTTCATAGCTTTGATCCTTTGACACGTCTGCTTTGTCTTCCACAGTTCCTTAGCTTGCGTGTTTGCAGGATCGAACTATCAAGATCAAGGCTGAAGGGGAAGCTGATGCAGCAGCGGCACAGAAATCAGCTTGCTGCGGCTCCTGAACAGTTGTCACGGCAAGATAGTGGCGTTTTCGCGCATGTAATTTTCATCATTTTATTCTTTGGCAGCTACTCTCTCCTTGTGCTTCTTGAGTTATTGCAATTGTTGTGATTTGGACAAATGGGTGTTAAGTCAGAACAATTACTTGCTATATTGTGGAAACTCTGCTCTTGATAACCACGAGCGTGGATACAACTGGGTGGGGTTGGTTTGATCTCGTGGACGCTACAACTCCATATATTCTGTTTAAGCTATATGGTTCTCTCTATCCACAAAAGATGCAAttcttattgacaaaagatgCAACTCCAGATATTATTTTTCGGTCAAACGATttgaagtttgatcaaacttatatAAAAAAGTGCTAGCATTTACTATAGATTAATTCTGcaatatatttttcataataaatttagttGGAGAGTAAAGTTTATTTATACATTTACTATAGATTTGGTTAAAGTAAAGCTAGTTTGACTTGCACAAATTCCATAGTTACATTGTTCACTGGATGAAATGAGTAGTACTATGTTTTTTTTAAATACAGCTATGGTGTGTGAGTCAACTGCATCTTCTCTTGCTCCTTGGCATCTCCTCCTGCCGCCCTCCCTTGCCATCGTCGATTCGTCATCACTAGACCATCACCGTTGTCGCCGCTGTTGCTCTTTCGCTGTCGTCTCGACATTCACCGCCTCTAAGTTGATGGTCTTGTTAGAACCCTTTTTGTGTTCGACAGCCATAGAAACCCTCTAAACGCTGAGCTCTAACTTAGGAAGCTCTAAATCGTCACTGTCTCTAATTTGATGGACTCTCTAAAAACCTCTAATTTGATGGACTCTCTAGAAACCCCTTTTTATGTTCGACAGCTATAAAAACCTCATAAATGTTGAGCTCTAACCTCGGAGGCCCTAAATCACGCCGGTGTGCTCTTTGTCTAGGTGCGTCATCTTGGGATGTGGTGAGTTTTTTTTCTGTCATTGTGCACATACACGCTGAAGTGTTGTGTGCTTTTTTTACAATAAAAGTTACAATACATAGTTACAGTATCTTGTACTATGATTTTGTTATTTGACTACAAAATTACATAACAAAAGTTACATTACATAGTTGTTTTTTTACAGATCAATCTTTTTTTTTCAATCGAGGGAATACAAAGTAAATCAATCATGTCGTAGTCGTACTGTGATTTTGTACAAAAGAACGCCGGAATTGCAAAACCAGAACAAAAAACGAATTGAACACGAAATCCCAAAATGCTCCGTCATGACGGGGCAATGTTGAGGTCCAAGCCCAGCAGGCCTCTCGCTTCCTCCGGTTTCGCCTCGGCGTCATCCAGGTCCAGCCCGTGGGCCCTAGCGGCGCCGCCGCTCTCCTCGCCGTCGGTCACGGCGCGGTGGCGCCTCATGTGGCCTCCCAGCGCCTGCCCGAGCGCGAACTCGACGCCGCACACCGCGCAGCCGTGCGCGCGCGCCTTGGCCGGTGCTGCCGCCTCGGCCGCCCGCGGGCGCTTGTGGCTCGCGCGGTGCCCGCCCAGCGCCTGAAACGACGGGAACCGGCGGCTGCACGTCTTGCACTCGAACACGAGCGGCGACGCCGacggctcgccgccgccgctgccgctgcgcgCGAGCAGCAGCATGACCCCCTGGGCCACGCTGATGACacccggctccggctcctgctgTCCGAACGTGAGCCTCTTCATCGGCAGGAAATGCTCGTCGGACTGCCGCCTGCTGCGTGATGATGATACGCTACAGTGAGGGAGGATTGCATGCTATTTATAGGATGCATTGGTTACAAAGTCAACGGACGGGGATTGCTTGTTTGAGCTTGCATGCAAGGGACGTTTGACTTTTAGGCATGTTTGGCACGGCTTCTCCTCGGCTCCGGCTCTGGTTTACAGGGAGGAGCCTTGCAAAACGCTTCTATAGAAAAGTCATCTTTCAGTAAAAAGCAAGAGGAGCTAGAGCCATTTTTGAGGAGTCACAAATTGAAGCTCCTTCAAAATGGCTCGGGCTCCTCTAGAGGAGCCCCTCAAGAGGAGTCGTGCCAAATACCCTCTAAGTTCTAGCAGTTGACTTGCGGCTTCTTCTCGTGACATTAAATATCAAACATGATAGAGTAGACTTGAGATGCATGATCGACACTTGGATTTGTTATTCGACTATAAAATTaagaaaatttcaaatttaacgGGCGCTGATGTTCAGCTGTTGAATTAACCCACGCGTGGATCGATAGCAATGACTGTGTTTATAGTAGGATAATATAATCCTGGTCAGCTCATGTTCTCACACCGCATGGACAATTAGAACGAGCAGTAAATAAACTGCCGTCACGTACTCTTGTATCATTCCCTGTCTGATGATGCTGAGAAGATTAGTAGAATAACGCTGTTAACATATCCAGATGTCGTTATAGTCCCTTGCATAATTGTACTGGCTGGTATTGTACTTAACAGGTGCTGAATTTTGTAAGAGTCGACTTTGTTTCCCGAACTCATTCTGAGCGAGGTGGCCGTCGTATCGCATCTATCCGCCCTCTGACTCCCAAATTTCCGATTTGACAATCTTATCTGACTTTGAATGAACATAATAATTcatttaattattttttatttacgCATATCAAGCGTGGACCTCCAATATCAACGACGATGGCCTCTGCAGCTACCTAGGCCCTCCCATCTCCcaacttgaaaataaaaaaaaacgaaGCGGAAAGCAGCACGCTAGTGGAGTACTAGTGCACAATGATCGATCCAAATAATATGTAAAGTAATCCATGATTCCTAGAAATCATTAGACCTACTTTATTCCTTGTTGCTCCTTAACTGGCAGCAATCAGGACAGAGCAGAGCTCTAAATATGTTATTCTGCCTGCAGTGCTTATGTGAATTCTGAACAACACCGATGCTGAGCAATTGGCTGTCTGCCTGTCTGAGTGACTGTCTGGCACAACACATATTCCCtcgctctgttcgcttggcttataagccgtacttttttagccaacaaacagtatttttctctcacaataaatcagtcaacagtactttcagtcatgacttatcagctaaGCGAACATGACCTGCTTCtttaacgacgacgacgactactACTAACCAACCTTTCAGTGACGTACGAGTACATCACATAACCTTGTTCTTGAACCTGAAGCgtctttttttagtttttttttattaatcCTGAATTCAGTTAGATTCTGACTGGAACAGTCAGAGACCTGGATTGGGGATGATGGATCTTTTTTTAAAGGAAAGGATTGATGGATTCACGGTGCATGCAATTTCGCTCCAAATAAATCTTCTCCTAAAATTTCCATTTGATTACTCTGGGCCAGGGCCAGCACTAGCAAACCGGGCCTTTCAGATAGTATGCTCTAC
It encodes:
- the LOC136480004 gene encoding ras-related protein RABE1c, coding for MAAPPARARADYDYLIKLLLIGDSGVGKSCLLLRFSDGSFTTSFITTIGIDFKIRTVELDGKRIKLQIWDTAGQERFRTITTAYYRGAMGILLVYDVTDESSFNNIRNWIRNIEQHASDNVNKVLVGNKADMDESKRAVPTSKGQALADEYGIKFFETSAKTNLNVEQVFFSIARDIKQRLSETDSKPEDRTIKIKAEGEADAAAAQKSACCGS
- the LOC136480021 gene encoding zinc finger protein ZAT12-like, translating into MKRLTFGQQEPEPGVISVAQGVMLLLARSGSGGGEPSASPLVFECKTCSRRFPSFQALGGHRASHKRPRAAEAAAPAKARAHGCAVCGVEFALGQALGGHMRRHRAVTDGEESGGAARAHGLDLDDAEAKPEEARGLLGLDLNIAPS